A single window of Maylandia zebra isolate NMK-2024a linkage group LG2, Mzebra_GT3a, whole genome shotgun sequence DNA harbors:
- the tmem216 gene encoding transmembrane protein 216 isoform X3 yields the protein MAPESQPILSSAPLQVLFYLNSWYFAAFYLAEVLMFIYKGVLLPYPSDNLVLDVVLLLLFLALEILRIFYGWKGNLCERSLASCVSLFVLLPCTALAVYYLLLQTFILRLEFLLNAVLLCFYGLEFLLGLISISAFSRAKVY from the exons AGAGCCAACCAATC CTCTCGTCCGCTCCTCTGCAGGTGCTGTTCTACCTGAACAGCTGGTACTTTGCTGCCTTCTACCTGGCCGAGGTCCTCATGTTCATCTATAAAG GAGTTTTGTTGCCGTACCCGTCAGATAACCTGGTTCTGGACGTCgtgttgctgctgcttttcCTCGCTCTTGAGATTCTGCGGATCTTTTATG GCTGGAAGGGAAACCTGTGCGAGCGCTCTCTGGCTTCCTGTGTGTCGCTCTTTGTCCTGCTTCCCTGCACCGCGCTCGCCGTGTACTACCTTCTGCTGCAGACCTTCATCCTGCGCCTCGAGTTCCTGCTCAACGCCGTGCTGCTCTGCTTCTACGGCCTCGAGTTCCTGCTCGGGCTCATCTCCATATCTGCCTTCTCCAG GGCCAAAGTGTACTGA